A region of the Nocardia asteroides genome:
CCGAGGGCGCTGCGCGTGTTTCCGACTTGACATGGCAGCCGCGGTCCCGCAGCATTGGCGTAAACATCATTACTCCGATATCGCCCGCCTCGGCGCGGCCACCGCAAACCGAATGCCCGATTCCGCCGTCGTCGATCCGCTCGACGGGTGCCTGTCGTCGAAAATGACCACCGGATGGCCATAACAATCGCACTTTTCACCCGTGACCTGCGTGTCCACGACAATCCCGTCCTGTTGGCCGCCGTGCGCGAGGGGGCGGCGGTGGTTCCTCTCTTCGTCGTCGACGACCGTATCGTCGGCAGCGCCCGCCCCGCCGGCAATCAGCTTCGGTTCCTCTCCGCCGCGCTGGCCGAGCTCGATGCCGAACTGCGCTGCGCCGGTGGACAGTTGGTGATCCGACACGGCGATTACGTGGATGCCGTGGATCAGGTGGCGGCGCAGGTACACGCCGACAGCGTCCACGTCGCCGAGGACGCCACCTGGTACAGCCGCTGCCGGACACGGGCGCTGCGGGAACGGCTGGCGCGTCGCAGTTGCCTGCTGCATACCCATCCCGCCACCATCACCGCCGTCGATCCGTCCGACTGCGCCCCGCACGGAGCGAGCGACCAGGTTCCCGACTTCCCGGCTTACTTCCGCCGATGGCTGGAAGCTCCCAAGCGGCGTCCCCTGGTCAAGCCGTCGGAGTTGATCGTCCCTCGCCTCGACAGTGATCCCGTTCCCAGATTCGACGAACTCGGCGATGCCGCTGTTTCACCGGAGCTGTCCGTCGGCGGGGAGATCACAGGGCGTGCGCTGTGGCGGGGCTGCACCGACGACCGGAACCCGTCACGCGGCAGGCCAAGAGGCGATCTCACCAGGGAGGGGTATTCCCGGCTGTCGCCGTACCTGCATTTCGGCTGTCTTTCCGCGGCCGAGATGGCGCATCGCACCGACATGGCGACGACGGACGGACGCGCCTTCCTCCGCCTTCTCGCTCGGCGCGACTTCCATCTCCAGTTCCTCGCCGCCCGCGCCGACATCGCCCGGTACGGTGATCGCCTCCGCCAGCGGCACCCCCATGATCCGGTCGTGGTCCGTGCCTGGCGTGACGGCCGTACCGGATACCCGATCGTCGACGCCGGGATGCGGCAACTGGCCGCGCAGGGATGGATGCCGGAACGAGCGCGGGTGATCGCCGCCGATTTCCTCACTACGACGTTGCGGGTGGACTGGCGGGTCGGCGCCGAACACTTCCGGCGGTGGCTGCTCGACGCCGACGCCGCGAGCGGCCGCTTCACCTGGCAGCAGGTGGCGGGAAGCCTGCGCATTCCGTTCTCCGTCGGACGTCTCGACCCGGGCGCCGCCGGCGCTGCGGAACGCTACGACCCCGAGGGGAACTACGTGCGGCGCTGGATACCGGAATTGGCTTCCCTGCCGGGTTCGGAGATCCACCGCCCGTGGCGGCATCGCGTGCCGACTTCGGTATATCCAGCCCCTATCGCCGGTAGCGGCCGCAACTAGCGGGTCATCCGCGCGGTTTCGCGTGACCGCTGCCGGGTACCGCCGCGACGGACGTAGTTTGTCAGCCCGTCCCGACAGCCCGAGGGAGATCAACTATGGCAACCACGATCGATTCGACCACCGACGCGATCGATTTCCTCGTCCACCAGCACGGCCGGATCCGGCAACTGTTCGTCGAGACCGCCGACACCACCGATCCGGTGGAGCGCGAGAGCAAGTTCTTCGAACTGCGGCGTCTGCTCGCCGTGCACGAAACAGCCGAAGAGGAGATCATCCACCCGCGTGCCCGTCGTGAAATCGGTGACGGAGCTTCCGTCGTCGATGCGCGGCTGGAGGAAGAGAACAAGGCCAAAAAGCAGCTCGCGGCGATGGAGGAACTCGACATCAGCTCGATGGAATTCCAGGTGAAACTGGCCGCGTTGCGCGAAGCCGTGCTGGCGCATGCCGACCACGAAGAACGAGAGGAATTCACGCAGCTGCGCGAGGAACTCGACGCCGATACCTTGCAACGGATGCGCAGGACGGTGGAACTCGCCGAGACGATGGCCCCGACCCGGCCGCATCCGGGAGTGGAG
Encoded here:
- a CDS encoding deoxyribodipyrimidine photo-lyase; protein product: MAITIALFTRDLRVHDNPVLLAAVREGAAVVPLFVVDDRIVGSARPAGNQLRFLSAALAELDAELRCAGGQLVIRHGDYVDAVDQVAAQVHADSVHVAEDATWYSRCRTRALRERLARRSCLLHTHPATITAVDPSDCAPHGASDQVPDFPAYFRRWLEAPKRRPLVKPSELIVPRLDSDPVPRFDELGDAAVSPELSVGGEITGRALWRGCTDDRNPSRGRPRGDLTREGYSRLSPYLHFGCLSAAEMAHRTDMATTDGRAFLRLLARRDFHLQFLAARADIARYGDRLRQRHPHDPVVVRAWRDGRTGYPIVDAGMRQLAAQGWMPERARVIAADFLTTTLRVDWRVGAEHFRRWLLDADAASGRFTWQQVAGSLRIPFSVGRLDPGAAGAAERYDPEGNYVRRWIPELASLPGSEIHRPWRHRVPTSVYPAPIAGSGRN
- a CDS encoding hemerythrin domain-containing protein, giving the protein MATTIDSTTDAIDFLVHQHGRIRQLFVETADTTDPVERESKFFELRRLLAVHETAEEEIIHPRARREIGDGASVVDARLEEENKAKKQLAAMEELDISSMEFQVKLAALREAVLAHADHEEREEFTQLREELDADTLQRMRRTVELAETMAPTRPHPGVESATANVLVGPFAAMMDRAKDAISKPRH